Proteins encoded in a region of the Panicum hallii strain FIL2 chromosome 3, PHallii_v3.1, whole genome shotgun sequence genome:
- the LOC112885879 gene encoding caffeoylshikimate esterase-like — MDIEYQEEHVRSPRGVQLFTCRWLPASSSPKALVFLCHGYGADCSEFMRECGIKMATAGYGVFGIDYEGHGKSMGTRCYIQKFDNLVADCDQFFKSICEMEDYRNKSRFLYGESMGGAVALMLHRKDPTFWDGAVLVAPMCKISEKVKPHPFVVTLLTKVEEIIPKWKIVPTKDIIDSTFKDPIKREKIRKNKLIYQDKPRLKTALELLRTSKDVEDSMSEVRMPFLVLHGEADTVTDPEVSRALYEGAASTDKTFKLYPGMWHGLTAGEPDENVELVFSDILAWLNQRSRHWEPEERVRTPPEPEKIAHVTSSNGTESWVPDSAHGQPQRGCSFLCRLGGQPNQQRCKM; from the exons ATGGACATAGAGTACCAAGAG GAGCACGTGAGGAGCCCGAGGGGCGTGCAGCTCTTCACGTGCCGGTGGCTGCCGGCGTCATCCTCGCCCAAGGCGCTCGTCTTCCTCTGCCATG gttaCGGCGCGGATTGCAGCGAGTTCATGAGAG AATGTGGGATCAAGATGGCCACAGCAGGGTATGGTGTGTTCGGCATCGATTACGAGGGCCACGGGAAGTCCATGGGTACCAGGTGCTACATCCAGAAGTTCGACAACCTTGTGGCTGACTGCGACCAGTTCTTCAAATCCATCTGCG AGATGGAGGATTACCGAAACAAAAGTCGGTTCCTGTACGGCGAGTCCATGGGTGGAGCAGTCGCTCTCATGCTGCATAGGAAGGATCCAACATTCTGGGACGGAGCAGTCCTTGTGGCGCCAATGTGCAAG ATATCGGAGAAGGTGAAACCGCACCCTTTTGTGGTCACCCTCCTGACCAAGGTGGAGGAGATCATCCCAAAATGGAAGATTGTCCCGACCAAAGATATCATTGACTCCACATTCAAGGACCCCATCAAGCGCGAAAAG ATCAGGAAGAACAAGCTCATCTACCAGGACAAGCCCCGGCTGAAGACAGCGCTGGAGCTGCTCAGAACCAGCAAGGATGTAGAAGACAGTATGTCAGAG GTGAGGATGCCATTCCTCGTCCTGCACGGCGAGGCAGACACGGTGACCGACCCAGAGGTCAGCCGAGCCCTGTATGAGGGGGCAGCCAGCACCGACAAGACCTTCAAGCTCTACCCGGGGATGTGGCATggcctcaccgccggcgagcctGATGAGAATGTGGAGCTGGTGTTCTCTGACATTCTCGCGTGGCTCAACCAGCGCAGTCGCCATTGGGAACCTGAAGAACGGGTCCGAACTCCACCGGAGCCTGAGAAAATCGCCCATGTCACCAGCAGCAATGGCACAGAGAGTTGGGTGCCAGATTCGGCACACGGCCAGCCTCAGCGGGGCTGCAGCTTCCTCTGCAGGCTCGGTGGCCAACCAAACCAGCAGCGATGTAAGATGTAG
- the LOC112885878 gene encoding uncharacterized protein LOC112885878 — MSEGTTSPVLEPEPAPLPDSDDLHREIFLRLPPLPSSLPRASLVCKRWRRILSDPAFLRRFRAHHRAPPLLGFFADEDGDIEFVPTLRRPDRIHRERFSLPRRDGGEFLSFLGCRHGLALLIDRARLEALVWNPVTGSQRRVPFPLGFGQGHNVYRGAVLSSSGDGHVHGDCLLIPFKLVLVHHADLRGAIVSACLYESESGKWSNVSSMPIPHFSRLHQPGVLVGHQVYWMLLGTSDILEFDLNGQSLAVIQKPEDAHVKSNSGLQALRTEDNKLGLANISELGIQLWGRETNSDGVGRWVLLKTVELNKLRSISPSMRIQPATILGFDEDNNAFYICTNIGLYMIQLESLQFTRLFDGDMFTAYYPYTSFYTAGLGIRGGDDRAEILNNA, encoded by the exons ATGAGCGAGGGTACCACCTCGCCGGTGCTTGAGCCGGAGCCAGCGCCTCTACCGGACAGCGACGACCTCCACCGGGAGATCTTCCTCCGCCTCCCGCcgctcccctcctccctcccccgCGCCTCCCTCGTCTGCAAGCGCTGGCGTCGCATCCTCTCCGACCCCGCCTTCCTCCGCCGCTTCCGCGCCCATCACCGGGCGCCTCCCCTCCTCGGCTTCTTCGCCGACGAGGACGGCGACATCGAGTTCGTGCCCACGCTGCGCCGGCCCGACCGCATCCACCGCGAGCGCTTCTCCCTGCCgcggcgcgacggcggcgagtTCCTGAGCTTCCTCGGATGCCGCCACGGCCTCGCCCTCCTCATCGACCGCGCGCGTCTCGAGGCCCTCGTGTGGAACCCCGTCACCGGCAGCCAGCGCCGAGTACCTTTCCCGCTGGGGTTCGGCCAAGGACACAACGTCTACAGAGGCGCCGTCCTGAGCTCCTCCGGCGACGGCCACGTGCACGGTGATTGCCTCCTGATCCCCTTCAAATTGGTACTGGTGCATCATGCTGATCTCCGTGGCGCGATTGTGTCCGCCTGCCTATATGAATCGGAGTCTGGAAAATGGAGCAATGTCAGCTCAATGCCTATTCCACATTTCTCTCGTTTGCACCAGCCCGGTGTCCTAGTTGGGCATCAAGTTTACTGGATGCTATTGGGAACTAGCGACATCCTTGAGTTTGATTTGAATGGCCAGAGTCTAGCTGTAATTCAGAAGCCAGAGGACGCCCATGTTAAAAGCAATTCAGGCCTTCAGGCCTTACGGACAGAAGATAACAAGCTTGGCCTTGCAAATATTTCAGAACTGGGCATCCAATTGTGGGGGAGGGAGACCAATTCAGATGGTGTTGGTAGATGGGTGCTATTGAAAACTGTTGAACTAAACAAGCTCCGTTCAATAAGTCCGTCAATGAGGATACAACCAGCAACGATTCTGGGGTTTGATGAGGATAACAACGCTTTTTATATCTGTACGAATATTGGCCTCTACATGATCCAGCTTGAGTCATTGCAGTTCACAAGACTTTTTGACGGCGATATGTTTACTGCCTACTATCCCTACACAAGTTTCTACACTGCAG GCTTGGGCATTCGTGGTGGAGATGATAGAGCTGAAATCCTGAACAATGCATGA